A section of the Phycodurus eques isolate BA_2022a chromosome 4, UOR_Pequ_1.1, whole genome shotgun sequence genome encodes:
- the LOC133401502 gene encoding nuclear inhibitor of protein phosphatase 1-like isoform X2, whose product MKLIIDEKKFYLFGRNPDWCDFTIDHQSCSRVHAALVYHKHLKRLFLIDLNSTHGTFLGHIRLEPHKPQQVPIDSTLSFGASTRTYTIREKPQSQGGAGTGEIKIGDEDELKGLLGLPEEETELENLTEFNTAHNKRISTLTIEEGNLDIQRPKRKRRNSRVTFNEEDSIINPEDIDPSVGRFRNMVQTAVVPIKKRRSDGHNTLGLDDFASKRTHGYSMSGGLYGDLPPTSHEIQPTGAPAGASMQGGLPLPFPNPAPEVDLAPEAPRRPVTLTPTPVTVPYLPETHNEPRKKKYAKEAWPGKKPTPSLLI is encoded by the exons ATG aaaTTGATCATAGACGAAAAGAAGTTCTACTTGTTCGGGAGAAATCCTGACTGGTGCGACTTTACCATTGACCATCAGTCGTGCTCGCGTGTCCACGCTGCCCTGGTCTACCACAAACACTTGAAGAGGCTCTTTCTCATCGACCTCAACAGCA CACATGGTACTTTCCTCGGGCACATCCGCCTTGAGCCACACAAGCCTCAGCAGGTTCCCATCGACTCAACTCTGTCTTTCGGGGCATCCACGCGCACCTACACCATCCGAGAGAAGCCCCAAAGCCAGGGAGGCGCCGGCACCGGGGAAATTAAGATTGGCGACGAAGACGAGCTTAAAGGGCTTCTTGGGCTGCCCGAGGAGGAGACGGAGCTGGAG AACCTGACAGAGTTCAACACAGCTCACAACAAACGCATCTCCACGCTGACCATCGAGGAGGGCAACTTGGACATCCAGAGgcccaagaggaagaggaggaactcCCGGGTTACCTTCAATGAGGAGGACTCCATCATCAATCCAG AGGATATCGACCCTTCGGTGGGACGCTTTAGGAACATGGTGCAGACGGCGGTCGTCCCCATCAAG AAACGCCGCTCCGATGGCCACAACACGTTGGGTCTGGACGACTTCGCCTCCAAGCGTACTCACGGTTACTCCATGAGCGGCGGTCTCTACGGCGACCTGCCCCCCACCAGTCACGAGATCCAGCCCACAGGCGCCCCGGCCGGCGCCTCCATGCAGGGTGGCCTCCCGTTGCCCTTCCCCAACCCGGCGCCGGAGGTGGACCTGGCCCCCGAGGCTCCCCGGCGGCCCGTTACCCTCACCCCCACCCCGGTCACGGTGCCCTACCTCCCAGAGACCCACAACGAGCCGCGCAAAAAGAAGTACGCCAAAGAAGCGTGGCCGGGCAAGAAGCCCACGCCGTCGTTACTCATCTGA
- the LOC133401502 gene encoding nuclear inhibitor of protein phosphatase 1-like isoform X1 — MATKTITEGPPFDCPSWGGKPPVGLHLDVMKGDKLIEKLIIDEKKFYLFGRNPDWCDFTIDHQSCSRVHAALVYHKHLKRLFLIDLNSTHGTFLGHIRLEPHKPQQVPIDSTLSFGASTRTYTIREKPQSQGGAGTGEIKIGDEDELKGLLGLPEEETELENLTEFNTAHNKRISTLTIEEGNLDIQRPKRKRRNSRVTFNEEDSIINPEDIDPSVGRFRNMVQTAVVPIKKRRSDGHNTLGLDDFASKRTHGYSMSGGLYGDLPPTSHEIQPTGAPAGASMQGGLPLPFPNPAPEVDLAPEAPRRPVTLTPTPVTVPYLPETHNEPRKKKYAKEAWPGKKPTPSLLI, encoded by the exons ATGGCGACTAAAACTATCACGGAGGGCCCTCCTTTTGATTGTCCATCATG gggaggcaagcCACCAGTCGGGCTCCACCTCGATGTGATGAAGGGAGACAAACTGATCGAG aaaTTGATCATAGACGAAAAGAAGTTCTACTTGTTCGGGAGAAATCCTGACTGGTGCGACTTTACCATTGACCATCAGTCGTGCTCGCGTGTCCACGCTGCCCTGGTCTACCACAAACACTTGAAGAGGCTCTTTCTCATCGACCTCAACAGCA CACATGGTACTTTCCTCGGGCACATCCGCCTTGAGCCACACAAGCCTCAGCAGGTTCCCATCGACTCAACTCTGTCTTTCGGGGCATCCACGCGCACCTACACCATCCGAGAGAAGCCCCAAAGCCAGGGAGGCGCCGGCACCGGGGAAATTAAGATTGGCGACGAAGACGAGCTTAAAGGGCTTCTTGGGCTGCCCGAGGAGGAGACGGAGCTGGAG AACCTGACAGAGTTCAACACAGCTCACAACAAACGCATCTCCACGCTGACCATCGAGGAGGGCAACTTGGACATCCAGAGgcccaagaggaagaggaggaactcCCGGGTTACCTTCAATGAGGAGGACTCCATCATCAATCCAG AGGATATCGACCCTTCGGTGGGACGCTTTAGGAACATGGTGCAGACGGCGGTCGTCCCCATCAAG AAACGCCGCTCCGATGGCCACAACACGTTGGGTCTGGACGACTTCGCCTCCAAGCGTACTCACGGTTACTCCATGAGCGGCGGTCTCTACGGCGACCTGCCCCCCACCAGTCACGAGATCCAGCCCACAGGCGCCCCGGCCGGCGCCTCCATGCAGGGTGGCCTCCCGTTGCCCTTCCCCAACCCGGCGCCGGAGGTGGACCTGGCCCCCGAGGCTCCCCGGCGGCCCGTTACCCTCACCCCCACCCCGGTCACGGTGCCCTACCTCCCAGAGACCCACAACGAGCCGCGCAAAAAGAAGTACGCCAAAGAAGCGTGGCCGGGCAAGAAGCCCACGCCGTCGTTACTCATCTGA
- the LOC133401940 gene encoding LOW QUALITY PROTEIN: NADH dehydrogenase [ubiquinone] flavoprotein 1, mitochondrial-like (The sequence of the model RefSeq protein was modified relative to this genomic sequence to represent the inferred CDS: deleted 1 base in 1 codon) produces MREYDDFTVPNAKQIIKQKALRLQDVELLDRFEASNQTELKTTFGPLSDKDRIFTNLYGRHDWRLKGALRRGNWYKTKEILLKGHDWLINEVKTSGLRGRGGAGFPSGMKWSFMNKPGDGRPKYSVVNADEGEPGTCKDREILRHDPHKLLEGCLLGGRAMGARAAYIYIRGEFSNESSNVQVAINEAYKAGLIGKDACGSGYDFDVFVMRGAGAYICGEETALIESLEGKRGKPRLKPPFPADVGVFGCPTTVSNVETIAVAPDICRRGGAWFASFGRERNAGTKLFNISGHVNTPCTVEEEMSIPLRELIERHAGGVRGGWENLLGVIPGGSSTPIIPGLDNINAWGRLDERNDVEICKRRGSNFRDRHDLGAEQTDRTYHLCSRGWNCLARAGTHTPFPSRHGGSHRSV; encoded by the exons ATGAGAGAGTATGATGACTTTACTG TCCCAAAtgccaaacaaataataaagcaGAAAGCTTTACG CCTTCAGGATGTTGAACTTCTGGACCGCTTTGAGGCGTCAA accaaaccg agttgaagaccACGTTCGGTCCTCTGAGCGACAAAGATCGAATCTTCACTAACTTATACGGCCGACACGACTGGAG GCTGAAAGGGGCTCTGAGGCGAGGGAACTGGTACAAGACCAAGGAGATCCTCCTCAAGGGACACGACTGGCTCATCAATGAGGTCAAGACGTCCGGCCTGAGGGGCCGAGGAGGGGCTGGCTTCCCCAGCGGCATGAAGTGGAGCTTCATGAACAAACCTGGTGATGGCAG GCCAAAGTACTCGGTGGTGAATGCAGACGAGGGCGAGCCGGGTACGTGTAAAGACCGCGAGATCTTGCGTCACGACCCGCACAAGTTGCTGGAGGGCTGTCTGCTGGGCGGGAGAGCCATGGGCGCCCGTGCCGCGTACATCTACATCAGAGGGGAGTTCTCCAACGAGTCCTCCAATGTGCAG GTGGCCATCAACGAGGCCTACAAAGCGGGGCTGATCGGAAAGGACGCGTGTGGTTCTGGGTACGACTTCGACGTGTTTGTGATGCGGGGGGCCGGCGCTTACATCTGCGGAGAAGAGACG GCCCTCATCGAATCGCTGGAGGGCAAACGGGGAAAGCCCAGACTCAAGCCTCCTTTTCCCGCAGACGTAG GGGTGTTCGGGTGCCCGACGACCGTTTCCAACGTGGAGACGATTGCTGTGGCACCTGACATCTGCCGCAGGGGCGGAGCTTGGTTCGCTAGCTTTGGCAGGGAGAGGAACGCCGGAACCAAGTTGTTCAACATCTCTGGTCACGTGAACACACCGTGCACCGTGGAGGAAGAGATGTCCATCCCCCTCAGGGAACTGATAGAGAGGCACGCag GAGGAGTGAGGGGTGGCTGGGAGAATCTATTAGGGGTGATCCCCGGGGGGTCGTCCACTCCCATCATCCCAGGACTTGATAATATAAATGCTTG GGGTAGACTGGATGAACGCAATGATGTGGAGATTTGTAAAAGGAGAGGCAGCAATTTCCGAGATCGACATGATTTGGGAGCTGAGCAAACAGATAGGACATACCATCTGTGCTCTAGGGGATGGAACTGCTTGGCCCGTGCAG GGACTCATACGCCATTTCCGTCCAGACATGGAGGCTCGCATCGCTCagtataa